A single window of Methanobacterium sp. DNA harbors:
- a CDS encoding adenylosuccinate lyase has product MAIHPIEFRYGTPEMKKIWDAENKLQKMLEVEAALAEAESQLKLIPKEAAEEIKNKANTQYVTKQRVDEIERETNHDIASIVKALAEVCEGNAGEYVHFGATSNDIIDSSQSLLLKESIEIIQEKVKRLAKIILKLANDHKKTVCIGRTHGQHALPTTYGMKFAIWADELHRQYDRLEECKGRLCVGMMTGAVGTSAALGEDGLNVHQKVSEVLGLPPVLISNQVVQRDNHAEYIMILANLASTLDKIALEIRNLQRTEIRELGESFDPEKQVGSSTMPHKMNPITAERICGVSRVVRAYTSPALQNNSLWHERDLTNSSSERIMLPESSILTDYILNLTIKLMEKLVFYPENIEKNLNLTGGLIMAERFMAELTRRGMGRQTAYALVRKCAIEANKQGISLKDVILRQTEIHDYLNPDEVDEIMDPHTYLGSSVQMVENVLNESERWFETI; this is encoded by the coding sequence ATGGCTATCCACCCTATAGAATTTCGTTACGGAACCCCAGAAATGAAAAAAATCTGGGATGCAGAAAATAAACTTCAAAAAATGCTGGAAGTTGAGGCTGCCCTTGCAGAAGCCGAATCCCAGTTGAAATTAATACCCAAAGAAGCTGCAGAAGAAATAAAAAATAAAGCAAACACCCAATACGTTACCAAACAAAGGGTGGATGAAATTGAAAGGGAAACTAACCATGACATTGCCTCAATTGTTAAAGCATTAGCTGAAGTGTGTGAAGGAAATGCTGGGGAATATGTACACTTCGGTGCCACGTCAAACGACATCATTGACAGCTCCCAGTCATTATTGCTTAAGGAATCCATTGAAATAATACAAGAAAAGGTGAAACGTCTGGCCAAGATCATCCTGAAACTCGCCAATGATCATAAGAAAACAGTTTGCATTGGCAGAACCCATGGACAACACGCCCTCCCCACCACTTATGGAATGAAATTCGCAATTTGGGCAGATGAACTACACCGACAGTATGATCGGCTAGAAGAATGCAAAGGAAGACTTTGCGTAGGCATGATGACTGGTGCGGTAGGAACCAGTGCCGCATTAGGTGAAGATGGATTAAACGTACACCAAAAAGTGTCAGAAGTCCTGGGACTTCCACCAGTTCTAATATCCAACCAAGTGGTGCAAAGAGATAACCATGCAGAATATATTATGATTTTGGCCAATTTGGCCAGTACTTTGGATAAAATAGCTCTGGAAATAAGGAATCTGCAGAGAACAGAAATTCGGGAGTTGGGAGAAAGTTTTGACCCTGAAAAGCAAGTTGGATCCAGCACAATGCCCCATAAGATGAATCCCATAACTGCAGAGAGGATATGTGGTGTTTCAAGAGTAGTCAGAGCCTACACTTCGCCAGCTCTTCAGAACAATTCATTATGGCATGAAAGAGACCTAACCAACTCTTCCTCTGAACGAATAATGCTACCCGAGTCATCAATACTTACTGACTACATCCTGAATTTGACCATCAAACTCATGGAAAAACTGGTTTTTTACCCGGAAAACATAGAAAAAAATCTCAACCTTACAGGTGGACTCATCATGGCTGAACGTTTCATGGCTGAACTCACCCGAAGAGGCATGGGAAGACAAACTGCCTACGCCTTGGTAAGAAAGTGTGCAATAGAAGCAAACAAACAGGGTATCAGCTTAAAAGATGTTATACTTCGACAGACAGAGATCCATGATTATCTAAACCCTGATGAGGTGGATGAAATTATGGACCCCCATACCTATCTGGGATCTTCTGTTCAGATGGTTGAGAATGTTCTGAATGAATCTGAAAGATGGTTTGAAACAATCTAA
- a CDS encoding preprotein translocase subunit Sec61beta: MAKKEKKYLPPSGAGLVRYFEEETKGPKLSPEQVVIMSIILAVLCIALQFS; this comes from the coding sequence ATGGCAAAGAAAGAAAAAAAATACCTCCCACCAAGTGGGGCGGGCTTGGTAAGATACTTTGAAGAGGAAACCAAAGGACCAAAACTCAGCCCAGAACAAGTTGTTATCATGAGCATTATTCTGGCTGTTTTATGCATTGCTCTACAGTTTTCCTGA